The Mycolicibacterium flavescens genome has a segment encoding these proteins:
- a CDS encoding Putative S-adenosyl-L-methionine-dependent methyltransferase yields MDTMTAQTWNLDQSDGELRIRTGVEGRAAKMGHRLTIAVNTWHATVGWSDGEPSRVTLKVEVDSLEVLSGEGGVTPLTGPEKSLARSNALKVLNAKRFPRIEFETSDIEKTGDRFRLTGTLQINGKTRDQVVDVAVQEADDMWRMSCETTVRHSDFGLKPYSMLMGSMKVADAVTVAFTATK; encoded by the coding sequence ATGGACACTATGACCGCGCAAACCTGGAACCTGGACCAGTCGGACGGCGAGCTGAGGATCCGCACCGGCGTCGAGGGCCGGGCGGCAAAGATGGGTCACCGCCTGACCATCGCCGTGAACACCTGGCATGCCACGGTCGGATGGTCCGACGGCGAACCATCCAGGGTGACGCTCAAGGTCGAGGTCGACTCGCTCGAGGTGCTCAGCGGGGAGGGTGGTGTGACGCCGCTGACCGGACCGGAGAAGTCACTCGCGCGGTCCAACGCGCTGAAAGTGCTGAATGCGAAGCGCTTTCCGCGTATCGAGTTCGAAACCAGCGACATCGAGAAGACCGGCGACCGATTTCGTCTCACCGGAACGCTGCAGATCAACGGCAAGACGCGCGACCAGGTCGTCGACGTGGCCGTGCAGGAAGCCGACGATATGTGGCGTATGTCATGCGAAACCACCGTGCGGCACTCTGACTTCGGCCTCAAGCCGTACTCGATGCTGATGGGCTCGATGAAGGTCGCCGACGCCGTGACCGTCGCATTCACCGCGACGAAATAA
- the cutS gene encoding 2Fe-2S iron-sulfur cluster binding domain-containing protein — protein sequence MESAHFTDITVSVDRTEHSVHVDNRVTLLDLLREHLGVTAPKKGCDHGQCGSCTVLLDGRRATTCLAFAVAHDGAEIVTASGLGDGDALHPVAQAFLDHDGFQCGYCTPGQICSAVGMLDEVKSGAPSHVTDDLEKPPELSDDEIRERMSGNLCRCAAYPNIVAAISEAAR from the coding sequence ATGGAGTCAGCCCACTTCACCGATATCACCGTGTCCGTCGATCGCACCGAGCACTCCGTGCACGTCGACAACCGCGTCACCCTGCTCGACCTGCTCCGCGAACACCTCGGCGTCACCGCGCCCAAGAAGGGTTGCGACCACGGCCAGTGCGGGTCGTGCACGGTCCTGCTTGACGGCCGCCGTGCCACCACCTGCCTCGCCTTCGCCGTCGCTCACGACGGCGCCGAGATCGTCACCGCCTCAGGCCTCGGTGACGGCGACGCTCTGCATCCCGTCGCCCAGGCGTTCCTCGACCACGACGGCTTCCAGTGCGGCTACTGCACCCCAGGGCAGATCTGCTCAGCCGTCGGCATGCTCGACGAGGTCAAGTCCGGCGCGCCCAGCCACGTCACCGACGATCTCGAAAAGCCACCCGAACTCTCCGATGATGAGATCCGCGAACGCATGAGCGGCAACCTCTGCCGGTGCGCCGCCTATCCGAACATCGTCGCCGCCATCAGCGAGGCCGCCCGATGA
- the hcrB gene encoding molybdopterin dehydrogenase, whose protein sequence is MIPFDYHRATSVADAVTAVAERPDAVFLAGGTNLVDHMKLGILEPSLVVDVGHLPLTDIEQLPDSALRVGADVRNSDLAAHPVVRSRYPVLARALLSAASGQLRNLATTAGNLLQRTRCVYFQDVTTPCNKRTPGEGCSAIGGYVRYHAILGASEHCVAVHPSDMAVALAALDAQVVFVDADGEHRLPMTEFHRLPGDRPDRDTELPPGALITAVEIPAPPNGARSTYRKVRDRASYAFALTSVAAELVVDDGRITSARIALGGVAHKPWRARRAEEVLTGAPATEDTFRRAADAELEDAQPLPGNEFKVELTRRTIIATLTELSEQR, encoded by the coding sequence ATGATCCCGTTCGACTACCACCGCGCCACCAGCGTCGCCGACGCGGTCACCGCGGTCGCCGAGCGTCCCGACGCCGTGTTCCTCGCCGGCGGCACCAACCTCGTCGACCACATGAAACTCGGCATCCTCGAACCGTCCCTCGTCGTCGACGTCGGCCACCTGCCGCTCACCGATATCGAGCAGCTGCCCGACAGCGCCCTGCGCGTCGGCGCCGACGTCCGCAACAGCGACCTCGCCGCCCACCCCGTGGTCCGCAGCCGCTACCCCGTCCTCGCGCGGGCGTTGCTGTCGGCGGCCTCCGGCCAGTTGCGCAACCTCGCGACCACCGCGGGAAACCTGTTGCAGCGCACCCGGTGTGTGTACTTTCAGGACGTCACCACACCGTGCAACAAGCGCACGCCGGGCGAGGGATGCTCCGCCATCGGTGGCTACGTGCGCTATCACGCGATCCTCGGCGCCTCCGAACACTGTGTGGCCGTGCACCCTTCGGACATGGCCGTCGCGTTGGCCGCGCTCGACGCGCAGGTCGTGTTCGTGGACGCCGACGGCGAACACCGCCTACCGATGACGGAATTTCACCGCCTGCCCGGCGACCGCCCCGACCGCGACACCGAGTTGCCGCCCGGCGCGCTGATCACCGCGGTCGAGATCCCTGCGCCGCCAAACGGAGCCCGGTCGACGTACCGCAAAGTGCGCGACCGCGCCTCCTACGCGTTCGCGTTGACGTCGGTGGCCGCAGAACTCGTCGTCGACGACGGCAGGATCACGAGCGCCCGCATCGCACTCGGCGGCGTCGCCCACAAACCGTGGCGTGCGCGCCGCGCCGAAGAGGTCCTCACAGGTGCGCCAGCCACCGAAGACACGTTCCGACGGGCCGCAGACGCCGAACTCGAAGACGCGCAACCGTTGCCGGGCAACGAGTTCAAGGTCGAACTCACCCGCCGCACCATCATCGCCACCCTGACGGAACTGAGCGAGCAACGATGA
- the hcrA gene encoding xanthine dehydrogenase, molybdenum binding subunit apoprotein — translation MTTLEPRAIGKRVTRLDGPAKVTGTAEYAYEYAVENAAYLHPVQATIANGRITTMDTSAAEAVDGVLAVLTVFDKSQSADTSNGDLTILQGPQVNYRGQLIGAVLAESAETARHAAGLVQVEYDSSRYDVELRADDPKLYAPEQVNAGYPTDTAEGDAEAALRDAPVVVDQTYSTPHEHNNPMEPHACIALWDNDTLTLWDSTQGVHAVRKEMAATFGLDPEQVRVIAKYVGGGFGSKGAPHSHNVLAVMAAQRVPGRPVKFAVTRQQMFDFVGYRPPTIHHLRLGADRDGMLTSVSHDVITQTATVKEFAEQAAVPTRMMYAGTNRKTSHRLAALDVPVPFWMRAPGECPGMFALEVAMDELGVACGLDPIELRIRNEPDVDPETGNPWSDRRLVECLQTGAERFGWASRDPEPGTRCEGEWLVGMGVASAVYPAMIQPGNSARVECVVPGRYTVAIGAVDIGTGTWTALSQIAADALGCELSAIDLQIGDTDLPAASVEGGSSGISSWGRAIVAAAQQFRHDHGDHPEVGVTTTAEAPENEEAPNFGMYSFGAHFVEARVSRHTGEIRVSRMLGVFSIGRAINPATLRSQLIGGMTMGLSMALHEESVRDPRFGHIVTRDLATYHISSHADVPAIEAMWLDDVDKHANPMGSRGAGEIGIVGSAAAVVNAVYHATGIRVRDLPVMCDALLG, via the coding sequence ATGACCACCCTCGAACCCCGCGCCATCGGTAAGCGTGTCACCCGTCTCGACGGGCCCGCCAAGGTCACCGGGACCGCGGAGTATGCCTACGAGTACGCGGTCGAGAACGCCGCCTACCTCCATCCGGTCCAAGCCACCATCGCCAACGGCCGCATCACGACCATGGACACCTCAGCCGCCGAAGCGGTCGACGGAGTTCTGGCCGTGCTCACCGTGTTCGACAAGTCTCAGTCGGCTGACACCTCCAACGGTGACCTCACGATCCTTCAGGGCCCGCAGGTGAACTACCGTGGTCAGTTGATCGGTGCCGTGCTGGCCGAGAGCGCCGAGACCGCCCGTCATGCAGCGGGTCTGGTGCAGGTGGAGTACGACTCTTCTCGGTACGACGTCGAACTCCGCGCCGACGATCCGAAGCTGTATGCGCCCGAGCAGGTCAACGCGGGCTATCCGACCGACACTGCCGAGGGCGACGCCGAAGCCGCGCTGCGCGACGCGCCGGTCGTCGTCGACCAGACCTACTCGACACCACACGAGCACAACAATCCGATGGAACCGCACGCGTGTATCGCGCTGTGGGACAACGACACGCTGACTCTGTGGGATTCGACGCAGGGCGTCCACGCGGTGCGCAAGGAGATGGCGGCGACGTTCGGCCTCGACCCCGAACAGGTGCGCGTCATCGCGAAGTACGTGGGCGGCGGGTTCGGTTCCAAGGGTGCGCCGCACTCACACAATGTGCTGGCGGTGATGGCGGCGCAACGGGTTCCGGGACGGCCGGTGAAGTTCGCGGTCACCCGGCAGCAGATGTTCGACTTCGTCGGATATCGCCCGCCGACCATTCATCACCTGCGTCTCGGCGCCGACCGTGACGGGATGCTCACGTCGGTGAGCCACGACGTGATCACCCAGACCGCTACGGTCAAGGAGTTCGCCGAGCAGGCCGCGGTGCCCACCCGCATGATGTACGCGGGTACGAATCGCAAGACGTCACACCGGCTGGCGGCGCTCGACGTGCCCGTCCCGTTTTGGATGCGCGCGCCCGGCGAGTGTCCCGGCATGTTCGCTCTCGAGGTCGCGATGGACGAACTGGGCGTCGCGTGCGGCCTCGACCCGATCGAGCTGCGCATCCGCAACGAACCCGACGTCGATCCTGAGACCGGTAACCCATGGTCGGACCGTCGCCTGGTCGAGTGCCTGCAGACCGGCGCGGAGCGGTTCGGTTGGGCATCGCGTGACCCGGAGCCTGGAACCCGTTGCGAGGGTGAGTGGTTGGTCGGCATGGGTGTGGCGTCCGCGGTGTATCCCGCGATGATCCAGCCGGGCAACAGCGCTCGCGTCGAATGTGTCGTCCCGGGCCGCTACACGGTCGCGATCGGTGCCGTCGACATCGGCACCGGCACGTGGACGGCGTTGAGCCAGATCGCCGCCGATGCGCTGGGCTGCGAGCTCTCGGCGATCGACCTGCAGATCGGCGACACCGATCTGCCCGCCGCATCGGTGGAGGGCGGTTCATCGGGCATCAGCTCGTGGGGTCGCGCCATCGTCGCTGCGGCACAACAGTTCCGGCACGACCACGGCGACCATCCGGAGGTCGGCGTCACCACCACCGCGGAGGCGCCGGAGAACGAGGAGGCGCCGAACTTCGGAATGTATTCGTTCGGTGCGCATTTCGTAGAGGCGCGGGTCAGCCGGCATACGGGCGAGATCCGGGTGTCGCGGATGCTGGGCGTGTTCTCGATCGGCCGGGCGATCAACCCGGCGACACTGCGCTCGCAGTTGATCGGCGGCATGACGATGGGACTGTCGATGGCGCTGCATGAGGAGAGCGTGCGCGATCCCCGCTTCGGCCACATCGTCACCCGGGATCTGGCGACGTACCACATCAGCTCGCACGCCGACGTCCCCGCGATCGAGGCGATGTGGCTCGACGACGTCGACAAGCACGCCAACCCGATGGGCTCGCGCGGCGCGGGTGAGATCGGCATCGTCGGCTCTGCCGCGGCGGTGGTCAACGCCGTCTATCACGCCACGGGTATCCGGGTGCGGGATCTGCCCGTGATGTGCGACGCGCTGCTGGGCTAA
- the qorA_5 gene encoding alcohol dehydrogenase zinc-binding domain protein, with translation MKAVWMAEFGGPEVLHVGDSAVPVPGPNEVLIEVEAAGITYGDVMKRRGAFGTFDLPAGMGQEVAGTVRSSGSGGPAVGSRVAAMVEHGYAEFATAQTGSVVPLPDSVDSHDAAILWVHGATAYQTLRDAGRIMFGDTVLVHAAAGGVGTLAIQLARLLGAGVVIGTAGTPQKLNHIRSYGADFAVDYSEAGWAKTVLESTDGRGVDLVLDSVGGQTSQDTLNCIAPFGRIVTFGAASGTPPTYSGMALMTQNLTVTGYSLMGWRSRPDAFSQALEHLLAFTADGRLRPKVTEYRLDDVVEAHRALVDRQTVGSLVLRP, from the coding sequence ATGAAGGCCGTCTGGATGGCCGAGTTCGGTGGACCAGAAGTGCTGCATGTCGGCGACAGCGCGGTGCCGGTGCCCGGACCGAATGAGGTGCTGATCGAGGTGGAGGCAGCCGGCATCACCTACGGCGACGTGATGAAGCGCCGGGGTGCGTTCGGCACCTTCGACTTGCCCGCGGGAATGGGGCAGGAAGTCGCGGGGACGGTTCGCAGCTCCGGCTCGGGTGGACCTGCCGTCGGGTCACGGGTGGCGGCGATGGTTGAGCATGGCTACGCCGAGTTCGCCACCGCGCAGACTGGTTCGGTTGTGCCGCTGCCTGATTCGGTGGACAGTCATGATGCGGCCATCCTCTGGGTCCACGGAGCGACCGCCTACCAGACATTGCGCGACGCCGGGAGAATCATGTTCGGCGATACCGTGCTGGTGCACGCCGCCGCGGGAGGTGTCGGAACCCTCGCGATCCAACTCGCCCGACTGCTCGGCGCTGGCGTCGTCATCGGCACGGCGGGAACTCCGCAGAAACTCAACCACATTCGGTCGTACGGCGCCGACTTCGCCGTGGACTACTCCGAAGCCGGATGGGCCAAGACCGTGCTCGAGTCGACCGACGGGCGTGGGGTCGACCTCGTGCTCGACTCCGTCGGCGGTCAAACCTCGCAAGACACCCTGAACTGCATCGCGCCGTTCGGCCGGATCGTCACGTTCGGAGCCGCAAGTGGAACCCCGCCGACGTACTCGGGGATGGCCTTGATGACACAGAACCTCACGGTGACCGGTTACTCCCTGATGGGTTGGCGCAGTCGCCCGGACGCGTTCAGCCAGGCCCTCGAACACCTCCTCGCATTCACCGCCGACGGCCGACTCCGCCCGAAAGTCACCGAGTACCGCCTCGATGACGTCGTCGAAGCGCACCGCGCACTCGTCGACCGACAAACCGTCGGCAGCCTCGTGTTACGGCCTTAG
- the pcpB_4 gene encoding 2-polyprenyl-6-methoxyphenol hydroxylase-like oxidoreductase: MNAGHIDVLIVGAGPTGLTVANELVRRGIRTRIIDAAAGPNTETRALGVQARSLELFDRQGITEQLLARGLKARVFNVFSENRQILRADFAGLASPYPFLLMIPQNEVQEVLTANLAALGTHVEHQVEMVALTQHADHVSVEARRPDGSSETVRASWIVGADGAHSSVRRQLGLRFLGSSLEENFAVADLRMDWDLPGDEFFAFLNRGRFVAYFPMLHGWHRIAVAQYEQPAPTGDVTQVELQRAVDVCAPPGAKIAEVRQAGRFRINQRRVESHSAGRAFLIGDAAHIHSVVGAQGMNTGIQDAFNLGWKLAAVVRGEADRALLDTYARERSPVARRLVKGTRRITRMTLLRNPVSTKMRRTIAPHILASRPVQRTLLRAISQIDVSYHDDSGSAPQGRAAIGDRAPDVTLAPQDGTTTRLFDLLDPTRHTLLTVGDATPPASELPDRIRAVRVDDLAVAATYDLPGGGYVLIRPDGYIAYRSDQRDPSSVIESVDRVLAQPV, translated from the coding sequence ATGAACGCGGGCCACATCGATGTGCTGATCGTCGGCGCGGGACCCACCGGTTTGACGGTGGCGAATGAACTGGTCCGCCGCGGTATCCGCACCCGCATCATCGACGCCGCCGCCGGGCCGAACACCGAGACGCGCGCACTGGGCGTGCAGGCTCGCAGCCTCGAACTCTTCGATCGACAGGGGATCACCGAACAGCTGCTCGCGCGCGGGCTCAAAGCGCGAGTCTTCAACGTGTTCAGCGAGAACCGTCAGATCCTGCGAGCCGACTTCGCCGGTCTGGCATCGCCCTACCCATTCCTGCTGATGATCCCGCAGAACGAAGTGCAAGAGGTCCTCACCGCGAACCTCGCCGCGCTCGGCACCCACGTCGAGCATCAGGTCGAGATGGTGGCGCTCACTCAGCACGCCGACCACGTGAGTGTCGAAGCGCGACGGCCCGACGGCAGCAGCGAAACGGTGCGGGCGAGCTGGATCGTCGGCGCGGACGGGGCGCACAGCAGCGTCCGCCGACAACTCGGGCTGCGGTTCCTGGGCTCGTCGTTGGAGGAGAATTTCGCGGTCGCCGATCTCCGAATGGACTGGGACCTTCCCGGCGACGAGTTCTTCGCCTTCCTCAACCGGGGCAGATTCGTGGCCTACTTTCCGATGCTGCACGGCTGGCATCGCATAGCGGTCGCACAATACGAGCAACCCGCGCCCACCGGCGACGTGACACAGGTCGAATTGCAACGCGCCGTCGATGTCTGCGCGCCCCCAGGCGCCAAGATTGCCGAAGTCAGGCAGGCCGGCAGATTCCGGATCAACCAGCGCAGAGTCGAATCACACTCGGCCGGGCGGGCTTTCCTCATCGGCGACGCCGCCCATATCCACTCGGTGGTCGGCGCACAGGGCATGAACACCGGCATCCAAGACGCCTTCAACCTCGGCTGGAAACTCGCCGCAGTCGTGCGAGGTGAGGCGGACCGAGCGCTGCTGGACACTTACGCCAGAGAGCGCTCACCGGTCGCCAGACGACTCGTCAAAGGAACCCGGCGCATCACAAGGATGACCCTGCTGCGCAACCCCGTGAGCACGAAGATGCGCCGCACCATCGCTCCGCACATCCTGGCAAGTCGGCCGGTCCAGCGCACTCTGTTGCGCGCGATCTCACAGATCGATGTGTCCTATCACGATGACTCGGGTAGCGCGCCGCAGGGCCGGGCCGCCATCGGCGACCGTGCACCCGACGTGACGCTCGCCCCGCAGGATGGCACTACCACCCGGCTTTTCGACCTGCTGGACCCGACGCGGCACACCCTGCTGACTGTCGGTGACGCCACGCCGCCCGCTTCCGAATTACCCGATCGGATACGCGCAGTACGAGTCGACGACCTCGCGGTCGCTGCCACCTACGATCTGCCCGGCGGTGGCTACGTGCTCATCCGGCCTGACGGTTACATCGCTTACCGCAGTGATCAGCGCGACCCGTCGTCGGTGATCGAGAGCGTCGACCGCGTTCTCGCCCAACCTGTTTAG
- the qacR gene encoding TetR family transcriptional regulator, giving the protein MREIKQPEVRKSEIVSAALKLFTENGYEKTTVAAIIGELSVAKGCFYHHFRSKDEVFEACVLAASQQIADTWIAALTDHSRSPTARLMDFHFSYRELTDAATSGLIADLYSRAFTDMHHRVTAQVATDVLPAVTALIEEGVQQGEFSVSDPHFTAVVLLGALQGLHEAYAPLTDLDQAAHRRKLVEVFERLLAAKIPAEEDS; this is encoded by the coding sequence GTGCGGGAGATAAAGCAACCTGAAGTTCGGAAGAGTGAGATCGTCAGCGCCGCGCTCAAGCTGTTTACGGAGAACGGGTACGAAAAGACCACCGTCGCTGCGATCATCGGCGAGCTCAGCGTCGCGAAAGGCTGCTTCTACCATCACTTTCGATCCAAGGACGAGGTGTTCGAAGCCTGCGTGCTTGCGGCCTCGCAGCAGATCGCAGACACGTGGATAGCGGCGCTGACGGACCACTCGAGGTCCCCGACTGCGCGCCTGATGGACTTTCACTTCAGCTACCGGGAACTGACTGATGCCGCCACCTCGGGTTTGATCGCTGATCTGTACTCGCGGGCGTTTACCGATATGCACCACCGCGTGACCGCGCAGGTCGCCACCGACGTGCTGCCCGCCGTGACAGCGCTGATCGAAGAAGGCGTGCAGCAGGGCGAATTCAGCGTTAGTGATCCGCATTTCACCGCCGTCGTCCTGCTCGGCGCCCTGCAGGGACTGCATGAGGCCTACGCCCCGCTGACCGATCTGGATCAGGCCGCGCACCGACGCAAGCTCGTCGAGGTGTTCGAGCGGCTCCTGGCCGCCAAGATTCCTGCAGAGGAGGATTCATGA
- the dhaA_3 gene encoding alpha/beta hydrolase fold protein has translation MRNVLQAQHRVDLSAGVIEYSDTGGNGPVVVLLHGVNMDNSVWDNVVARLAPEHRCICPILPLGSHRQPMRRGELVTHEGVAALVGEFIDRLDLRDVTLVLNDWGGAQFLVAEGAERIAALVLVACEAFENYPPGLPGKAVASCAKIPGALWLTMQLQRFDWFRRAPGGWGWMAKHPIPKDVMDQWFRPALVDSGVRRDLRTFAGSTPSRARLAELTEQLRTFDRPVLVAWATEDKVMPAEHGRRLASLFPHGRLVGIRDSYTLIPLDQPARLADELREFVAASVLRSGGTAG, from the coding sequence ATGCGAAATGTTCTCCAGGCCCAGCATCGGGTCGACCTGAGCGCCGGAGTCATCGAATACTCGGATACAGGCGGCAACGGCCCCGTCGTCGTGCTGTTGCACGGGGTGAACATGGATAACTCCGTGTGGGACAACGTGGTTGCGCGGCTGGCGCCCGAGCATCGATGCATCTGTCCGATCCTGCCGCTGGGCAGCCACCGCCAGCCGATGAGGCGTGGGGAGCTGGTGACCCATGAGGGTGTCGCGGCGCTGGTCGGCGAGTTCATCGACCGGTTGGATCTCCGGGACGTCACCCTGGTGCTCAACGACTGGGGAGGTGCGCAGTTCCTGGTCGCCGAGGGCGCCGAGCGGATCGCCGCACTGGTTCTGGTTGCCTGCGAGGCTTTCGAAAACTATCCGCCAGGACTACCGGGCAAGGCTGTCGCCTCCTGCGCGAAAATCCCCGGCGCCCTGTGGCTGACGATGCAGCTACAGCGGTTCGACTGGTTCCGTCGCGCCCCTGGCGGCTGGGGCTGGATGGCCAAGCACCCGATACCCAAAGACGTGATGGACCAATGGTTCCGCCCAGCGTTGGTCGACAGCGGAGTACGACGCGACCTACGTACCTTCGCTGGCTCGACGCCCAGCCGGGCGCGCCTGGCCGAGCTGACTGAACAGCTTCGGACCTTCGACAGGCCGGTACTCGTGGCGTGGGCAACCGAAGACAAGGTGATGCCCGCTGAGCACGGCCGACGTCTGGCGTCACTGTTCCCGCATGGCCGCCTGGTCGGGATCCGGGACAGCTACACGCTGATACCGCTGGATCAGCCCGCGCGTCTTGCCGACGAGCTGCGGGAGTTCGTCGCCGCGAGCGTGCTCAGATCGGGGGGTACGGCAGGCTGA
- the trxB_3 gene encoding FAD-dependent pyridine nucleotide-disulfide oxidoreductase, which yields MDWECAVVGGGAAGLSAALVLGRARRRTVVIDADEQSNRVSRVIGGLLGYDQRPPAELYAQGRRELSAYPSVEYRHGQIISGRPVDNGFILEPDDGDPILTKRVLLATGMQYNPPDLPGLAELWGTSVFQCPFCHGWEMRDKRLATMAAGEEAMHSALMLRGWSDDVVLLTDGRTDLSPEDKRVLKAADVTIEDRRVVELLSDDGQLSAIAFADGDRLARDGLLVEAPLKQRSPLADQLGAACTPGPLAADTISIDPIHRTEASGVFAAGDLCSEQPYVAGAIAAGSKAAMIIVQSLLADEFSLPYPPI from the coding sequence ATGGATTGGGAATGTGCTGTCGTCGGGGGAGGGGCGGCGGGGTTGAGCGCCGCCCTCGTGTTGGGGCGCGCGAGACGCCGCACGGTCGTCATCGACGCCGACGAACAGAGCAACCGCGTCTCGAGGGTAATTGGTGGTCTTCTCGGCTACGACCAGCGTCCACCCGCCGAGTTGTACGCGCAAGGCCGCCGCGAGCTGTCGGCCTACCCCAGCGTCGAGTATCGGCACGGCCAGATCATCAGCGGCCGCCCGGTCGACAACGGCTTCATCCTCGAACCCGACGATGGCGATCCGATTCTCACGAAGCGGGTCCTGCTGGCGACCGGCATGCAGTACAACCCGCCGGACCTGCCCGGGCTCGCCGAGCTGTGGGGCACCTCGGTATTCCAGTGTCCGTTCTGCCACGGCTGGGAGATGCGCGACAAGCGGCTGGCCACCATGGCCGCCGGGGAGGAGGCGATGCACTCGGCGCTGATGCTGCGCGGCTGGAGCGACGACGTCGTACTGCTGACCGACGGGCGCACCGACCTGTCACCCGAGGACAAGCGGGTGCTGAAGGCCGCCGACGTGACCATCGAGGACCGTCGTGTCGTCGAATTGCTCAGCGACGACGGACAACTGAGCGCGATCGCATTCGCCGACGGGGACCGGCTGGCGCGCGACGGTCTGCTCGTCGAGGCGCCCCTCAAGCAACGCTCACCGCTCGCCGACCAGCTGGGCGCCGCATGCACACCGGGCCCGCTGGCCGCCGACACCATCAGCATCGACCCGATCCATCGCACCGAGGCCAGCGGAGTGTTCGCCGCGGGCGACCTGTGCAGCGAACAGCCCTATGTGGCAGGTGCGATCGCCGCGGGATCGAAGGCGGCGATGATCATCGTCCAGAGCCTGCTGGCCGACGAGTTCAGCCTGCCGTACCCCCCGATCTGA
- a CDS encoding Protein of uncharacterised function (DUF2510), producing MSAGWFPDPSGQPGRRYHDGQRWTQHFVPTPPPSVAAPTAVAVAVSSGGGTNHALHLVLTFLSCGLWLPFWILFAIFGGSSGSAIAVGGGPGGVNVNTRSRTPLIVAGVVLGLVVLGILAENPWLLVIVVPMVGVGGFLFWRHKSAEARKAQELREQYRRDVLAARADYESRLYAEGDPAGIYGQYPPPPVTRFNGERPTVVSQRGIDG from the coding sequence ATGAGCGCGGGCTGGTTCCCTGATCCCAGCGGCCAGCCGGGGCGACGCTATCACGACGGCCAGCGGTGGACGCAGCACTTCGTGCCGACACCACCGCCGAGCGTCGCGGCACCGACAGCGGTGGCTGTGGCGGTGTCGTCGGGCGGAGGAACGAACCACGCGCTGCACCTCGTTCTGACGTTTCTCTCCTGCGGGCTCTGGCTGCCGTTTTGGATTCTGTTCGCCATCTTCGGCGGATCGTCTGGATCAGCGATCGCGGTGGGCGGTGGTCCCGGTGGTGTGAACGTCAATACGCGGTCCCGGACGCCGCTGATCGTTGCGGGCGTGGTTCTCGGACTCGTCGTGCTCGGCATCCTTGCCGAGAACCCATGGTTGCTTGTCATCGTGGTCCCCATGGTCGGTGTCGGCGGATTCCTGTTCTGGCGGCACAAGTCTGCCGAGGCTCGAAAAGCCCAAGAGCTACGCGAGCAGTATCGCCGTGACGTTCTGGCGGCTCGCGCCGACTACGAGAGCAGGCTCTATGCCGAGGGCGATCCGGCTGGGATCTACGGGCAGTATCCGCCACCGCCTGTGACGCGGTTCAACGGTGAGCGGCCTACGGTCGTGAGTCAGCGGGGTATCGACGGATAG
- a CDS encoding putative conserved membrane protein: MRLLRAVAGAPFSFAWLLVLLITTRVQRSAGHRGSRRIQRRNSTNLRQLRSEPHRVLTTSLFWLDDQRWWPYVPVFVGVVAPAERRLGWWRWLLVGIGAHVVATYVGQSYLRFLIRKGRAPQRAENARDVGVSYFVLGVAGALSGYTRKPWRSGAQAAAALALAGNAAARPTFTEVGHLTAFLVGLATVALAPDRDEQPYPSIPR, encoded by the coding sequence GTGCGGCTTCTCCGCGCCGTCGCCGGCGCCCCGTTCAGCTTCGCGTGGCTGCTCGTCTTGCTCATCACGACCCGCGTGCAGCGCTCGGCCGGACATCGGGGGTCGCGACGGATCCAGCGGAGGAATTCCACGAATCTGCGCCAGCTGCGCAGCGAACCCCATCGCGTCCTCACCACCAGCCTGTTCTGGCTCGACGACCAGAGGTGGTGGCCCTACGTCCCGGTGTTCGTCGGCGTCGTCGCCCCCGCGGAGCGCCGGTTGGGTTGGTGGCGTTGGCTTCTCGTCGGGATCGGCGCGCACGTCGTCGCTACCTACGTCGGCCAGAGCTACCTGCGGTTCCTCATCCGGAAGGGCCGAGCGCCGCAGCGAGCGGAGAACGCCCGCGACGTCGGCGTGAGCTACTTCGTCCTCGGGGTGGCCGGCGCCCTGTCGGGCTACACCCGCAAGCCGTGGCGCTCCGGTGCCCAGGCCGCCGCCGCGCTGGCGCTGGCCGGTAACGCCGCCGCCCGGCCCACGTTCACCGAAGTCGGCCACCTGACCGCGTTCCTCGTCGGGCTAGCGACCGTTGCGCTCGCACCCGACCGCGACGAGCAGCCCTATCCGTCGATACCCCGCTGA